The proteins below come from a single Hyperolius riggenbachi isolate aHypRig1 chromosome 8, aHypRig1.pri, whole genome shotgun sequence genomic window:
- the LPAR4 gene encoding lysophosphatidic acid receptor 4 — protein MGNYSNSSNNSCLIDDSFKYNLYGAVYSVVFILGLITNCASLFVFCFRMKMQNETAIYMTNLAVSDLLFVFTLPFKIFYNFNRHWPFGDTLCKISGTAFLTNIYGSMLFLTCISVDRFLAIVYPFQSRTIRTRRNSAIVCAGVWILVLSGGISASLFSTTNVSNTSTTCFEGFSKNIWKTYLSKITIFIEVVGFIIPLLLNLTCSSLVLRTLRKPATLCQIGTNKEKVLKMIVVHVAIFVVCFVPYNSILFLYALVRSQAIENCSIERFARTLYPITLCIATTNCCFDPFVYYFTSKSFQKSFNLNPLIKMDTLFKIDSATKIALPVVTHEELTEQMNVNNGGNLMSESNFKD, from the coding sequence ATGGGAAACTACAGCAATAGCAGTAATAACAGCTGCCTCATTGATGACTCCTTCAAGTACAACCTCTATGGAGCAGTTTACAGTGTGGTATTTATCTTGGGGTTGATCACAAACTGCGCTTCCCTCTTTGTCTTCTGCTTCAGAATGAAGATGCAAAATGAAACGGCCATTTACATGACCAATCTTGCCGTGTCTGACCTACTGTTTGTTTTCACACTTCCTTTCAAAATATTTTATAACTTTAACCGCCACTGGCCCTTTGGAGACACTTTATGCAAGATATCAGGCACGGCATTTTTGACCAACATCTACGGGAGCATGCTCTTCCTCACTTGTATCAGCGTGGACCGTTTTTTGGCCATCGTCTACCCATTTCAATCTCGAACCATTAGAACACGAAGGAATTCTGCTATTGTCTGTGCAGGTGTTTGGATTTTGGTGCTCAGTGGTGGCATCTCCGCTTCTCTCTTCTCAACCACTAATGTCTCCAACACAAGTACCACTTGTTTTGAAGGCTTCTCTAAGAACATTTGGAAGACCTACTTGTCAAAGATCACAATCTTCATAGAAGTGGTTGGCTTTATAATTCCCTTATTACTGAACCTGACATGCTCTTCATTGGTTCTCAGGACGTTAAGAAAGCCGGCCACCTTGTGCCAGATTGGGACCAACAAAGAAAAAGTTCTAAAAATGATTGTGGTTCATGTTGCCATTTTTGTTGTGTGTTTTGTTCCATACAATTCCATCCTTTTTCTTTATGCTTTGGTTCGCTCCCAGGCAATAGAAAATTGTTCTATCGAGAGATTTGCTAGGACATTGTATCCCATCACCCTGTGCATTGCAACAACTAACTGTTGTTTTGACCCTTTTGTCTACTATTTTACCTCCAAATCCTTTCAAAAGTCCTTCAATCTCAATCCTCTCATAAAAATGGATACCCTGTTCAAAATAGATTCTGCCACAAAGATCGCTTTGCCAGTAGTAACACACGAGGAACTAACTGAACAAATGAACGTTAACAATGGAGGAAATTTGATGTCAGAATCTAACTTTAAGGACTAG